acagaattaaatgtttttcaatattatacatattaatTATCAGTTTTATTTGTTAGCAAGGTATACGcttttagagagaaaaaaaagacttgattttatttaaaattatactaaatcataatatattattttttgttaattatattttacggCAACCAATAACTATTTAGGAGAAATTTGTTTCCAAATTGttaaaaagcaataaaaaaaatagtgataaaATTGTGATAAACCCTATTTTATCTCAGTGACAAGTTTGTTTTTCCAAAGTTTACATACAACATATTCGAATTTATGTgctcaaaaatataaaaagaaaaaatagggtTATCTACTAAAACTACacaatcaaaagaaaatgagtaaaaagagaaatatctttaaaaaaaaaaaaaaaaaactatctttTACATCATGGCATATTTCTCTTCAAAAGTACATAGACTAAAGAGATGAGAAGCTTATCTTGGTCATTATTGCATAAATGCATAATGAGGGGAGAGCACTAAGCAGAAATTAATGTGCAATGTTGCTAGAATATCCATGATCATGTTTCTTGTTACAAGACTTTTgactaatatataataataataaatatatattattgtggTGGCATATAGAGTCACCCTTTTTTCAATAAAGCATGGTACAAGATACTCTGGCTTCATGCTTGAAAGAGTAGCATTGGTTGTCAACATTCAATtcattaacataaaatataatatatgcttAATTCCCCAATAAATGATGCACATCACATGGGAGTGGTTCATTCACCATCCATTATTTTAAAGTGATATATTCTAAGCATCTTAATTAAACCCCACAAACATTTAAATGTCACAAACAATGGTTTATCATCAATCTCTTGTTTGCTTAATTGGGTCCACTTCCTTTCATGCCTTAACTATTCATTCGAGGCATATCTTTTCAAAATCCTTCATGCACAAATCTAAAACTTACCCAAAATCTTACACAACCCCACAAACCAGATTTTACATTTATACCAATTTAAGTAGAATCTATTTTTTCTGTATTGGAACCTTAtctaaatttaaagaatttcaagTGGGGAAAAGATAATCTTCATATATATACTAAAGTGTTCTTTTTCATACCAAAGACACTAGATGTTGAAGCATAGATTTTACTTTAAATCTTGagatttaaaagataaataaggatgtgtatatttaaaagtaattttattttattttattggcaAAGAATTATctagttttgaattttttttcaaagtttgcTCATATATAActacaaaactaaaaaactatAAACGCTCACACcaataataacaagaaaaaaaaatgagaaaataaataatattggtgataaaagatttttatattaatcaacattaattttatattctcttttttaatataaaaatcatgataggagaacaaaatattttgatataggAAGAAACAATGTTTGAGTTGTTAAGCCTATTTCGTTAATAAAGGATGATGATAGGCTTTATTAAATCAACTTTTAAGAggtttatacattattttattctaaatacgACAATTGACAgcttttaaagacaaaataataagttataaaaacttattaagaaaacaaatatactcaagtatttcattttaaaaaaattatattatttctacaaatatatatatatatatatatatatataagaataaagtattttatagcaaaacaaaattaaatatcattatttttgtttattttgtgaaaaaaaaataattaagtgaaaactttgaaaattaTGAGAAAATACACCTACAACTTAGATTTACAATTTATGACCTCATTAGTTATTAGTGTTGCATATCTTATCTAGTTATATGAGAAATGTTCATGTACTGTcattaagataattattttttatttgataattcactctaattataatcataaagtATACATCTCCTCCACcttctaaagaaaaaaagagcaCTTAccttttatccttttctttttcatgattCTTATCATTTTGGAACCTTGTCACACTATCACTGGTGAAGCTTCCAATTTAGTATTCAATGATCACAATATTCTTATCTAGCTTTCATGGTAGACCGATAGTTTCCACAACTAATCAATTTCATGTTACTATGCTTAAAAGTTTAAGGCTGGTGTGTCCTTCTAGTCAACTATTTTTTCCATATTTGATCAAGTCCTTCCTCCAGTTAAAGAACTATATATGTAcccttttaaaatgttaatattttttaaataatgatactttgacaatattttaacatcatttacgtgttaGTCTGTGATTGATCTAAAATTACTTCacagtcaataataataatcttaaacACCAATCTAGACACAGAATGATACGTAGatgatgataaaatattatcaatgttatcaaaatattattatcttatattttgtgAAGTGCACAACATTTTTCTTCATCCACTTCTTTTATAAAAGAGATATAGAAGGAATTATTAAAAGGAATAgcattattttatctattttgaaGTTGTTCTTTAATTATGCCCTAAAACATAGACACCCATCAAGAGATATTGGATATAAACTATTCCCCACTTTATGCAAAACCCATTCACTATATACTATGCAAAAAAAACTATTCCCCACTTTATTATTGCAAGTAGAGGTTTCATTTTCATCCACTGAAAGCTTTGTCTTTTCATGTTTCCTTGTCCCACTCACAAAAATTGAGGTTTTTGGGTCAGATTCTATggctttttcttttccatgaGATCTTGCTTACTTCAAGCCGTCCTTATTGCCAGAGCACACGACCACATAGACAcacattttcttaattattgccactactttttttttttaatttatctatgcTATATGGATATGCAACATGCATGatcaaacaataatataacATAGTTTTCTTGAGTGCACATGTTCACATGGCTGTCTGGCTCATGGTGGGTGCAATGTCCCCTTCTTGAGTGGCTATATAAAGCCCCTTTGGCTCATTCAATTCATTCATCTAAACCTTCTTATCTCTTATTATTCATATTCTACATTAATTCTCTCTCTATTATTGTTTATCTTTCCTCagacaagaaacaaaaaatggCATCTGAGGTTTGTGAGGGTTTGGCTTTCATCAAGGGGGATGATGGGTTGCAAATCAATGGTGCTCTTCTGATGTCATTGATGGAAGAATCATCACCAAGTGATGAGGGTGATGATGAGAGATTGAATAGCTTGATTAGGGCTTTTGAGGCTGAAATAAGTGGAAGCAAGAAGatggaggatgatgatgattcaGCATCATCCACAGGTTCAGAAAGATTTGAGAGGAATGACATGGAAGAGTGTGGCAGTGAATcatggaagatggaagagaTTGAATGGTGTAATTCATCAAATGAATTATGGGTGGACATGGATTTGGTGTCATCATGCCCATTTGAAGATAGGAGTTGGTGTTTTGACCCTTGTGGAGAGGAACACTATGTCTTCCCAAACAACTACATGGGAGATCATAATTACAATTCCTTGTGGCAAGACATGCCATGCAATTGAtgtcttttaataataattactctCCATGTTGTTAACATGTAAATTCATCCATGTTGTAGCcctcaaaatgtttttataaaaaaaaaaaaatgggatgAGAT
This DNA window, taken from Vigna radiata var. radiata cultivar VC1973A chromosome 5, Vradiata_ver6, whole genome shotgun sequence, encodes the following:
- the LOC106761548 gene encoding uncharacterized protein LOC106761548 — encoded protein: MASEVCEGLAFIKGDDGLQINGALLMSLMEESSPSDEGDDERLNSLIRAFEAEISGSKKMEDDDDSASSTGSERFERNDMEECGSESWKMEEIEWCNSSNELWVDMDLVSSCPFEDRSWCFDPCGEEHYVFPNNYMGDHNYNSLWQDMPCN